A segment of the Luteolibacter sp. Y139 genome:
GAACAAAGCGGCAGCGGTGACGTTGAAGACCGCGACCAGGTGGCCATCGATCATCGTCGGCGTGGCATTGAAGGTGAAGGATCCATTTCCCGGCTGAGTGCCGGTGCTGTTCGCCGCCAGCTGCGACCACTGCTGCGACGCGAGGGTGAGGAGACTGGTGAGATTGTTCGTGCTGGTCAGCCCCACGCTTCCCAGGGCGTTGTTCCATGGCGTTTGCCCGGTGGTGATGACCGGAGTTCCCGGCGCATTGCCGTTCAGCGTGACCTGGCTGGAATTCACGGCGGTGCGGCTGATCAGGCTACCCGTGATGAGCGTGGTGCCGTTGCCATTGCCAATGCCGTTGTTCAGCCACAAGGAATACTCCGCGTCGTTCGCCACCTGCCCGTCATTGAAGCCGAAGCGAGCGGCATTGCCTGGCTTGTAGGTGCCGTATACGAAAGCCGAGCCTTCGGTCTCGTTGCCCTGATTGTAGTCACCGGCAATCACGGCGAATCGATCCATCAGATCCATCATGATGTTC
Coding sequences within it:
- a CDS encoding choice-of-anchor A family protein, which encodes MKSVSSLIFSGALLLGALPLHAANIMMDLMDRFAVIAGDYNQGNETEGSAFVYGTYKPGNAARFGFNDGQVANDAEYSLWLNNGIGNGNGTTLITGSLISRTAVNSSQVTLNGNAPGTPVITTGQTPWNNALGSVGLTSTNNLTSLLTLASQQWSQLAANSTGTQPGNGSFTFNATPTMIDGHLVAVFNVTAAALFGSGGFDRLELNANGAETILINVAGENISINKNFTNGFTNNERKVLFNFYQATSVTVGTNFRGGIYAPGATVTQSGSNIDGTVVAATLNQTAEIHNEKFDGYLPFTVPEPSSALLALAGLGFVLRRRR